gcgtgagtatttagaatgtctggcggccactttgggaatctcgaactcattcagtagccgctagtttgcgaaggtccttcgtagcttagttggttaaagcaccattCTAGCGtgctgagggtcgtgggttcgagtcccatcgaagggaaagtggttgcCTTCAAtgcattttcaaatcaatatcttccacataatgtacatattcacaacattgtaaattaatgtccaagccgggtggtttaatccccggaatatattgaattgaaaaatgacgtttgtaAGCTAATTATCCACGaaatcaatcaacaaaacaCCACATGTACTTAAAACTAGTCATACAAACTTCTCGACTATAAAAATACATTCGCAATATTTCAAACCATGTATTTAGGCGGAGGTCGTGGTTCCGGATGATCCCAATTATTATAGTTCTCGTTGTAATAGTTGTTGTTCTACTTTTTTGATGGCTTAGTTAATTCAAGTACAATTCCGATTTCTAGCTGCGGGAATACGCCAAAGTCCTGCGTACACTGATCGCCGATGGAGCCAGCGACGAAGGTGTGCAAGCCAAAATCCAGGAGCAAATGAACGAAGTGTACAACGTGGTTGGCATATGCCTCGGCATTCCGCCGGAGAAGTTCACCTGGGAGTATTATGACAAGAGCAAGAAGTATCTGAGCATCGGTCCAATCAAGCCGGTGGACTTCTATGAGAAGTACGTCAAACCATATTTCAACGTTGACGACAAGGTGTGCCTGGTTACGGATCCACGCTCGTCGAATCCTTACGGACGTTCATATACGGTAGATTGCCTGGGGAACGTGGTCGGTGGAAGACCGGTGCTGTACAACAATCAACCGGTGGAAACGCTGCTAGACTTGGTGGCAAAAGCGTTAAAGCTTGGCGAACCGGTGTGGTTCGGCTGCGAAGTTAGCAAACGTTTCGCCGGAAAACAGGGTATTGAGGATTTGGACATGTAAGTATTGAATATAAATTGAATCCAGTTTGCCATTTACTGatactttcatttttttttcttttccgcaGACATGACTTCAAATTAGTTTTTGGGGTAGATATTCAAACGACTATGGACAAGGCGGATCGTTTGATGTATGGCGAATCAATGATGACGCACGCCATGGTGTTTACTGGAGTTTCAGTGGATGTAAGTGTCTTCACTTTTCAGTTCAGTGATGTGTAATAGAATCTGAATATGTTGCTTTTTTACTTGCAGCCCAACACGCAGAAGCCAACTAAATTCCGCGTGGAAAATTCATGGGGTGAGGACCGTGGCGAAAAGGGATATCTTATTATGACTGCCGAGTGGTTCAAAGAATTTGTATTCGAAGTGGTTGTGGATCGCAGCATAGTTCCGCAAGATGTGTTGGATGTGTTCGATCTAACGCCAACGACTCTGCCTGCTTGGGATCCAATGGGGACGTTGGCCAAATAAATATAGGCGTTGCTTGCATCACATCTAAAAGCAAGGGCGCTTTTATAACCATTCTTCGatttgcatgaaaaaaaaaataggaactAAAATATTTGAAAGCATACACAAACATAAGATAGCTGCTATGAGCAGAAGGACGCCAAGCTTTTAAATAAAATGCAGCTGTAGTAGGAAACAACAAAAAACGAATATGGCATGAAATTCAAGGCTTAGCGCGATTTTCAATATTCGAACAAGGTAAAGCAAACACGCGTGCAAGCTTGGAGAACGCCATTCTTGTGTATGACAAGAAGTAATATAATCTAGCTAATATATAAACTGTatttaaatgaataaaatatgattCTTTGTCACATATATAAAACAACAGAAAGAAATATGGAAGACgtaacattttttaaaaagaaaaaaaatatacgaaACGGAAATTATAATATTTAGTGATTTTCAACTCATACGATGACTTACTCAACAATTTGACAAGGTATTCAATAGTTGATGTCGCTTGTAACTTCTATGTGGGGAAAACATCTAAAAAACAGCTACGAATATGTACCTATCCCTAGGACAGCTATTTTATCAAAAGATCAATGACATTGATCCATTATTCTACCGTGGCCTTTTGCATGAGGTGGTTCttacgcggattttgggattAACGTGGCGAAAAATCTTTCTTCGATTAAGTCGATCATTTTCATTTCTGTTGAAAATAAGGGAACCCACGCCATTCTACTGACTGACCAGGTTTAAACAATCGGCACGGAAAACGGTGGGTAACGCGTACcgttggtacttcgcgtaccttaaggaataaaatagattctatctcgcggtccttagtaTTTTACCCTGAAATTCCtttccctacctcctcgtgacACTGGCCGGGATACGACCAACCTTAGGGAAAATCGGGTctcgtctgttctccatgttaggagcggctggtCATCattcgagtgccagcgagggactcaaGCAAAGTTGTGCACCGTGTTCCACTGGAAATGTAGAGGGATcggtcctccgaaaatttaggGGGTATATGTCAGGCCTTGCGAGccagtttaaaaataaaacaagcaACGAATCATCAGCGAGAGAATACGGATAGGAACAATCGGCGAAGTCCACAGCAACGAAAAaagactagcgattggaagctcggttcgtggaactgcaaatttctccaggagcacACGCATGCCCGCCTATGTGCTTAATGACCGCGGATTCGGTATCGTAgcaccagggtccaggaggtttgttggatgGAAACAATGGTGCTAATGTTAGAGGTAGCCATACCATATACTAGAGCTGCAGCAACActcacgagctgggaacagctttcatagtgacgGACGATATGCAAGGGCGCGTGATCAGGTGGTGACCGGTTCTTTTACGTCCATAGCTTACACTCCGGAAGCATTGTACGTACGATAAgtacgcattctacgcgcagctggaacttGAGGACGACAGCTGCCTtagccacgacgtcaaagtcAACATAGGGGATTTTAACGCTCAGGTTGACCAGGAGGAGGAGGAGTTCAGATCGACTTTTGGAAAGTTAATCGCCCGCCGTccgacgaacgaaaacggcctccAAGTtccgactaattgatttcaccgcctccaagaatatggccattcgcagcacctaccgCCAACATAGCCTTCCGtgtcggtacacctggagatcaacactgcatcttcttcttcttattggcattacatccccacacctgggacagagccgcctcacagcttagtgttcattaaggg
The nucleotide sequence above comes from Armigeres subalbatus isolate Guangzhou_Male chromosome 3, GZ_Asu_2, whole genome shotgun sequence. Encoded proteins:
- the LOC134219462 gene encoding bleomycin hydrolase, which produces MFPTPLSEDFFQKCRTDFYECPKNVLAQNVCTRIDPFEACMSRKALENTQHVFTYKIENEGKPLTNQKSSGRCWLFAALNCIRIPFIKQYNLDEFEFSQAYLFYWDKIERANYFLNNVVDTARRGEKVDGRLVAFLLSDPTCDGGQWDMLVNLINKHGVMPKKCFPESYSCEASTRMNSVIKSKLREYAKVLRTLIADGASDEGVQAKIQEQMNEVYNVVGICLGIPPEKFTWEYYDKSKKYLSIGPIKPVDFYEKYVKPYFNVDDKVCLVTDPRSSNPYGRSYTVDCLGNVVGGRPVLYNNQPVETLLDLVAKALKLGEPVWFGCEVSKRFAGKQGIEDLDIHDFKLVFGVDIQTTMDKADRLMYGESMMTHAMVFTGVSVDPNTQKPTKFRVENSWGEDRGEKGYLIMTAEWFKEFVFEVVVDRSIVPQDVLDVFDLTPTTLPAWDPMGTLAK